A part of Ignavibacteriales bacterium genomic DNA contains:
- a CDS encoding 8-oxo-dGTP diphosphatase, with the protein MKLATLCYVIDKKNQKTLMIFRNKKPNDYHEGKWNGLGGKFELGESPEECAVREIEEESGLKVKSIQMKGFITFPMFDGKDDWYVFLFTSEDFEGELIDSPEGHLEWIPTDNLTRINLWDGDKIFIPWLYEEKYFSAKFNYVDGKFVDYQVSFY; encoded by the coding sequence ATGAAACTTGCAACTCTCTGTTATGTAATTGATAAAAAAAATCAAAAAACTTTAATGATATTCCGCAACAAAAAACCAAATGACTATCACGAAGGAAAATGGAACGGTCTCGGTGGTAAGTTCGAGTTGGGTGAATCACCGGAAGAATGTGCAGTAAGAGAAATTGAAGAGGAGAGTGGATTGAAAGTTAAATCAATTCAAATGAAAGGCTTCATAACGTTTCCAATGTTTGACGGCAAAGATGATTGGTACGTTTTTCTGTTTACTTCAGAGGATTTTGAAGGAGAATTGATTGACTCGCCAGAAGGGCATTTAGAATGGATACCAACAGATAATCTTACAAGAATAAATCTTTGGGATGGGGATAAAATTTTTATTCCCTGGCTGTACGAAGAAAAATATTTTAGTGCAAAGTTTAATTATGTTGATGGAAAGTTTGTGGATTATCAGGTCAGCTTCTATTAA
- a CDS encoding S8 family serine peptidase, whose amino-acid sequence MKIKKDFPPLQWHSIFFPKRKKVSLFFDDGSHGTHCCGIAAGYNIGGSTLNGVAPGANVIGLKIGHNNFPGGATVTESMKKAYLYADKISKERKEPCIVSMSFGIGSEIEGRSDMEMFLADLLKNNPYLYVSTSNGNNGPGLSSTGLPSSSNFVFSSGAVLTAEVGRDNYGTTFDKNIILYFSSRGGEVSKPDVVSPGACTSTVPNFSSGDKFWGTSMACPYSSGVMSLLLSAAQKEFPGVKIPSQLLFKIIREGAVKREEYSVLDQGAGYINVVNAYSLLQKYLKNDEQNKFETYTITSFATTQPDNKSQNLYIRDGSYLTGDEIFSFTVRRNNFLNADKFYRVYNLKSDSDWLVLVQKKTYIRNTQPSIVNIKFDKSKMTKPGVYTARITAFRDDASATTEFTMLATVIVPEEFNSHNKYSLNWKNQNVNIGMVNRYFINIAAGQNSLHIKLNRNNKDYARIRYRLYDQSGIAQYLSPTMYSVNSDEVIESYHYDLTPGVYELIAEGLFNSSASTNYDLSTELFSIQTSGDEVISEKQNGIVVSNLFNEVRNYNLSGEMLGYKKGYSIDLNGSGTYKTPFTLRKGEQSKDFNLILSKEDFNKVTDFSMVIYNEEGIAISKDGLSFSTGSVSVQNSQDKDSVNYVLEIIPAFTNSSGSMSINVDEVTNFVEAVSVDVKSNKNNSVTLFPNSSKIINCNFTKPGNEIPADTQIFGKIYFKSPASAKTEYELPVYFTF is encoded by the coding sequence TTGAAAATCAAAAAAGACTTCCCCCCTTTACAATGGCACTCAATATTTTTCCCGAAGAGAAAAAAAGTTTCACTGTTCTTTGATGATGGTTCTCATGGCACACACTGCTGCGGTATAGCTGCTGGCTATAACATTGGCGGTTCGACATTAAACGGAGTGGCACCCGGGGCAAATGTTATCGGATTAAAAATCGGACATAATAATTTCCCCGGCGGTGCAACTGTTACTGAAAGCATGAAGAAAGCCTATTTGTACGCTGATAAAATTTCTAAAGAACGAAAGGAACCTTGCATCGTCAGCATGAGTTTTGGAATCGGTTCTGAAATAGAAGGAAGATCCGATATGGAAATGTTTCTTGCAGATCTTTTAAAAAATAATCCCTATTTATATGTCAGCACAAGCAACGGAAATAATGGTCCGGGTCTTTCGTCAACAGGATTACCTTCATCAAGTAATTTCGTTTTTTCGTCAGGTGCCGTTTTAACTGCTGAAGTTGGGCGTGATAATTACGGAACAACATTCGATAAAAATATTATACTTTATTTTAGCTCGCGTGGAGGGGAGGTCAGCAAGCCTGATGTTGTTTCTCCCGGTGCTTGCACCTCGACTGTTCCTAACTTTTCCAGTGGCGATAAATTTTGGGGGACAAGTATGGCTTGCCCTTATTCTTCAGGAGTAATGTCGCTTTTGCTAAGTGCGGCACAAAAGGAATTCCCCGGCGTAAAAATTCCTTCACAGCTTCTATTTAAAATAATTCGTGAAGGTGCAGTAAAGCGTGAAGAATATTCTGTGTTAGATCAGGGTGCTGGTTATATCAACGTTGTGAATGCTTATTCATTATTACAAAAATATTTGAAGAATGATGAGCAAAATAAATTTGAGACATACACGATCACATCGTTTGCAACAACACAGCCGGATAATAAATCTCAAAATTTATACATTCGCGATGGTTCATATCTGACTGGTGATGAAATATTTTCTTTCACCGTCAGACGAAATAATTTTCTTAATGCAGATAAATTTTACCGCGTTTACAATTTGAAAAGCGACAGCGACTGGTTAGTTCTCGTTCAGAAAAAAACTTATATCAGAAATACTCAGCCGTCAATTGTAAATATTAAATTTGATAAAAGTAAAATGACAAAGCCCGGTGTTTACACAGCACGCATTACTGCATTCAGAGATGATGCTTCCGCCACAACTGAATTCACTATGCTTGCCACAGTAATCGTCCCGGAAGAATTTAATTCACACAACAAGTATAGTTTGAATTGGAAGAATCAAAATGTAAATATTGGAATGGTCAATAGATATTTTATAAATATTGCTGCAGGACAAAACAGCCTGCATATAAAATTAAATAGAAATAACAAAGATTACGCCCGAATCAGATATAGATTGTATGATCAAAGCGGAATTGCACAATATCTTTCCCCCACCATGTATTCAGTAAATAGTGATGAAGTCATTGAATCTTATCATTATGATTTGACTCCCGGCGTTTATGAATTAATAGCTGAAGGATTATTCAATTCGTCTGCATCAACCAATTACGATCTCTCTACTGAGCTTTTTTCAATTCAAACTTCAGGCGATGAAGTAATTTCGGAAAAACAAAATGGAATTGTTGTTTCAAACTTATTTAATGAAGTAAGAAATTATAACCTTAGCGGCGAAATGCTTGGATATAAAAAAGGCTATTCCATTGACCTGAATGGAAGCGGAACTTACAAAACACCTTTCACATTAAGGAAGGGTGAACAAAGCAAAGATTTCAATTTGATTTTGTCGAAAGAAGATTTTAATAAAGTCACTGATTTTTCAATGGTGATTTATAATGAAGAAGGAATAGCAATTTCAAAAGACGGACTATCATTCAGCACTGGCTCGGTGTCGGTTCAAAACTCACAGGATAAAGATAGTGTAAACTATGTGCTCGAAATTATTCCTGCATTTACAAATAGTTCTGGAAGTATGAGTATTAATGTTGATGAAGTTACTAACTTTGTTGAAGCAGTTTCTGTTGATGTTAAAAGCAATAAAAATAATTCTGTTACATTATTTCCTAATTCATCAAAAATAATTAATTGTAATTTCACGAAACCCGGAAATGAAATTCCAGCAGACACACAAATTTTTGGTAAAATATATTTCAAATCACCCGCAAGCGCAAAAACAGAATATGAACTTCCTGTTTATTTCACATTCTAA
- the rfaD gene encoding ADP-glyceromanno-heptose 6-epimerase, whose amino-acid sequence MIVVTGGAGFIGSAIVWRLNTLGNDSIILVDELGTTDKWKNLIGLKFQEFIHKDDFISSVIEDSVDFPIEAIIHMGANSSTTEKDADHLMSNNYLYTQELAKYCLSRNIRLIYASSAATYGDGSLGFVDDESKLETLRPLNMYGYSKQLFDLWAKKNKVLDKIAGLKFFNVYGPNEYHKGDMRSVVHKAFEQVRDIGKVKLFKSLHPNYKDGEQMRDFVYVKDAVEMTIYFLEHPEKNGIFNVGAGNARTWNDLVTALFNAVGKAVNIEYIDLPENLREKYQYFTEANLSKIRSAGYSESTITLEDGVSDYVKNYLLKGLYLGY is encoded by the coding sequence ATGATAGTAGTTACAGGCGGTGCAGGATTTATCGGCAGCGCAATAGTGTGGAGACTTAACACTTTAGGAAACGATAGCATTATTCTTGTTGATGAGCTTGGCACAACAGATAAATGGAAAAATTTAATTGGATTGAAATTTCAGGAGTTCATTCATAAAGATGATTTTATTTCATCCGTTATTGAAGACTCTGTTGACTTTCCTATTGAAGCCATAATTCATATGGGCGCAAACTCATCAACAACAGAGAAAGATGCTGACCATCTCATGTCAAATAATTATCTCTACACTCAAGAGCTTGCAAAATATTGTCTTTCAAGGAACATCAGATTGATTTATGCTTCCTCCGCCGCAACTTACGGTGATGGTTCACTTGGTTTTGTTGATGATGAATCAAAACTTGAAACTTTGCGTCCACTTAATATGTATGGTTATTCCAAACAGCTTTTTGATTTATGGGCAAAGAAAAATAAGGTTTTAGATAAGATAGCAGGTTTAAAATTTTTTAATGTTTACGGACCAAATGAATATCATAAAGGTGATATGCGTTCGGTTGTTCATAAAGCATTTGAGCAAGTTAGAGATATTGGAAAAGTGAAATTATTTAAGTCACTCCATCCAAATTACAAAGATGGAGAACAGATGCGAGATTTTGTTTACGTGAAAGATGCTGTAGAGATGACTATATATTTTCTTGAACATCCCGAAAAAAATGGGATATTTAATGTTGGAGCCGGAAATGCAAGAACCTGGAATGATCTTGTTACTGCATTGTTTAATGCTGTCGGGAAGGCAGTAAATATTGAGTATATTGATTTACCTGAAAACCTTCGCGAGAAATATCAATACTTTACTGAAGCGAATCTTTCAAAAATAAGATCAGCGGGATATTCTGAATCAACCATAACCCTTGAGGATGGTGTAAGTGATTATGTAAAAAATTATTTATTGAAAGGATTATACCTGGGATATTAA
- a CDS encoding nitroreductase family protein, with protein MTEDKFIRLKDYRKYSKERMLARSKNFYKDMNRRRTVRSFSSEVFPIDILENCILTAGTAPSGANKQPWHFSVVNNPEIKKKIRSAAEEEEREFYSTRAPKEWLTALEPFGTDANKSFLESAPYLIAVFAKGYEVLSDGTKLKNYYVQESVGIACGLLIAAIHNAGLVSLTHTPSPMNFLNEILDRPSNERPYLLIVVGYPEEKVLVPDIHRKKLSEITTFF; from the coding sequence ATGACTGAAGATAAGTTCATTCGATTGAAAGACTATAGAAAATACTCAAAAGAACGAATGCTGGCTCGCTCAAAAAATTTTTATAAAGATATGAATCGTAGAAGAACGGTAAGGAGTTTTTCTTCCGAAGTCTTTCCAATTGATATTTTAGAGAATTGTATTTTAACCGCAGGGACAGCACCCAGCGGAGCGAATAAACAGCCATGGCACTTTTCAGTTGTTAACAATCCTGAGATAAAAAAGAAAATCAGATCTGCCGCAGAAGAAGAAGAAAGAGAATTTTATTCAACAAGGGCACCTAAAGAATGGTTAACTGCTTTGGAACCGTTCGGGACAGATGCTAACAAGTCATTTCTTGAATCAGCTCCTTATCTTATTGCTGTGTTTGCTAAAGGATATGAAGTTTTGTCGGATGGAACAAAATTAAAAAATTATTATGTGCAGGAATCGGTGGGCATTGCGTGTGGTTTGTTGATAGCTGCAATTCACAACGCCGGATTGGTATCTTTAACACATACACCAAGTCCGATGAATTTTCTAAATGAAATATTAGATAGACCTTCTAACGAGCGCCCCTACCTTTTAATAGTTGTTGGTTACCCTGAAGAAAAAGTTTTAGTGCCGGATATTCATAGGAAAAAATTAAGCGAGATAACTACCTTCTTTTGA